A DNA window from Vanessa tameamea isolate UH-Manoa-2023 chromosome 24, ilVanTame1 primary haplotype, whole genome shotgun sequence contains the following coding sequences:
- the LOC113396022 gene encoding U3 small nucleolar ribonucleoprotein protein IMP4, whose product MLRRQARLRREYLYRKSVEDKQKSIQAKKDQLKKSLEENIPIHGDLRKEALALQKRLEYEDKGPERAAVIGGISGGANTLNSQDDEYRFAGVDDPKIMITTSREPSARLKMFVKELRLIFPNSQRMNRGGYEMSQLIHACRANDVTDFIIVHETRGVPDSLVICHLPYGPTASFTLSGVVMRHDIPDIGPMSEQYPHLIFHNFKTDLGLRTMSILKYLFPVPKAESKRVITFANNDDYICFRQHTYRKAGKDIELTEIGPRFQMKLYEIKLGTLEALDAANTEWALRPYMNTAAKRRFLSNEDGWQEEE is encoded by the exons ATGTTACGACGGCAGGCGCGTTTGCGCCGAGAATACTTATATAGGAAATCAGTGGAAGATAAGCAAAAGAGTATCCAAGCGAAAAAGGATCAGTTGAAAAAAAGTTTGGAAGAAAACATTCCTATACATGGTGATTTACGTAAAGAAGCGCTCGCTTTGCAGAAAAGACTAGAATATGAGGATAAag GTCCAGAAAGAGCAGCAGTAATTGGTGGTATCAGTGGTGGAGCAAACACACTCAACTCACAAGATGATGAGTACAGATTTGCGGGTGTTGATGACCCTAAGATCATGATAACAACATCCAGAGAGCCAAGTGCTAGGCTGAAGATGTTTGTGAAGGAACTCAG ACTGATATTTCCGAACAGTCAACGTATGAACCGTGGCGGTTATGAAATGTCGCAGCTGATTCACGCGTGTCGGGCGAACGATGTCACCGACTTCATCATTGTACACGAGACTAGAGGTGTGCCAGACAGTTTG gtAATCTGCCACTTGCCGTACGGTCCAACGGCGTCGTTCACTCTGTCCGGCGTGGTGATGAGACACGATATACCGGACATCGGACCGATGAGCGAACAATACCCGCACCTCATATTCCACAACTTCAAAACTGATCTAG GTTTAAGAACAATGAGTATTTTGAAATATCTGTTTCCCGTTCCGAAGGCCGAATCCAAGAGAGTGATCACATTTGCGAACAATGATGATTACATATGTTTCAGACAACATACATACAGAAAG gCCGGTAAAGATATAGAATTAACAGAAATAGGCCCGAGGTTCCAAATGAAGTTGTATGAAATCAAGCTCGGCACCCTGGAAGCATTGGACGCAGCCAACACTGAATGGGCTCTTCGTCCATACATGAACACAGCTGCTAAAAGAAGATTTTTGAGCAATGAGGATGGCTGGCAGGAAGAGGaataa
- the LOC113396017 gene encoding THO complex subunit 3 has product MKESKQTQTPIEDLAELRSYFASHNVVREYIAHSSKVHSVGWSCDGRRLASGSFDKSVAIFNLERNRLAQDFIFKGHTGSVDQLCWHASHPDLLSTASGDKSVRIWDTRSHKCAAAISTKGENINIAWSPSGATIAVGNKEDLVSFIDARNYKVVVEEQFNFEVNEISWNSTSDLFFLTNGLGCVHILTYPGLELQTVLKAHPGTCICIEHDPTGRYFATGSADALVSLWDVNELACLRVFSRLEWPVRTLSFSFDGRLLASASEDHIIDIGDTETGEKVAEIPVQAATFTVAWHPSRYLVAFACEDKEPPERKRDAGNVKLWGLGSS; this is encoded by the exons ATGAAGGAATCTAAACAAACTCAGACTCCTATAGAAGATTTAGCAGAATTACGAAGTTATTTTGCGAGTCATAATGTTGTGCGGGAGTATATAGCCCATAGCTCCAAAGTACATTCTGTTGGCTGGTCTTGCGATGGTAGAAGATTAGCTTCGGGTTCTTTTGATAAAAGTGTCGCGATTTTTAACTTGGAGAGAAATAGACTA gcacaagattttatattcaaagGACATACTGGTTCAGTTGATCAACTGTGCTGGCATGCCTCACATCCTGATTTATTGAGTACGGCCAGTGGAGACAAGTCAGTGCGAATATGGGACACTCG ATCACATAAATGCGCAGCAGCAATTTCAACAAAGGgagaaaacataaatatagcATGGTCGCCAAGTGGAGCCACGATTGCTGTCGGGAACAAGGAGGACCTTGTGTCATTTATAGATGCTCGCAATTACAAAGTG GTTGTTGAAGAGCAGTTCAATTTTGAAGTAAACGAAATCTCATGGAACAGCACATCAGATCTCTTTTTCTTGACTAATGGACTGGGCTGCGTCCATATTCTCAC CTACCCGGGCCTGGAGCTGCAGACGGTGCTGAAGGCGCACCCCGGCACGTGTATCTGCATCGAGCACGACCCCACGGGCCGGTACTTCGCCACGGGCTCCGCTGACGCGCTCGTGTCCCTGTGGGATGTTAACGAGCTTGCCTGTCTCAGGGTCTTCTCCAG ACTTGAATGGCCGGTGCGCACTCTGTCGTTTAGTTTTGACGGAAGACTCCTGGCTTCAGCGAGTGAAGATCACATTATTGATATTGGTGATACTGAAACAG GAGAAAAAGTAGCAGAAATACCGGTACAAGCAGCCACGTTCACAGTAGCTTGGCATCCATCCAGATACTTAGTGGCATTCGCTTGTGAAGACAAGGAGCCCCCGGAGAGGAAACGGGACGCCGGCAACGTCAAGTTGTGGGGTCTCGGCAGTAGTTAG
- the LOC113396016 gene encoding uncharacterized protein LOC113396016 yields MTSNSCKVCDGTDMNLVDGFYYCVECGTQDVNVRETVVEQTVLADGTFAHTTAKKFTTVSQEKQINEMSPEWNKWHAYNFILAGLTEELLNLGAEPSVKTAILWIWTKYIKMFQVNEVDKNKSQLDNESFNETIHSDGEEKVDDANTDDSDNENDKSSMSTTSRNKKNKTDKFRRDIKIVTKGTLLTLIYLALNLDRSEIQLSHLLRFIKEGRLSLYNCTKYVPDEINTKSIPHWKNFILCQNDYTPKIIRTLAMTFFKRLDLGVPLVPDLNKMIGNYVKELCLPCEFKTLVISLMNLMPCDFLKLDTRAKQTLVRIPDYEGVCMSYILIALKLCFGLDAQYELKISDQVDRINYEKNYSKSYKLGSYSDSTERLFSFQDWYQFLLFRKTILCKYYLPMARLYKLPVDDCVLMEHLNERKTRTIKLSDNVTMDIINKITVEKTVSAIPKKEFPATLTPMSTYTEIILQYLQDPDLRLLLSEDFTQYSLKYAIIDLKFPEEYDDVDNMIQGVSEINKCINPFIIGTLKSSKGNTTMVFVRNCENKHWLKTKPPTSDHVTKEIENKISSDKESDHGYDSNIESTPVESDDTMSDDSKENIKMKEEKDFEPIDEEDDGVCIFDDDFRDMDNFHKEKKDNTFEDSKNTAEFQNDFQDTKLDFNNRLSESGSMNSEDNYNPNTFDRNSTIETLIEMACRKYKIPRPKEKLARKRKNNYENQEAGETKNKRKKIDGPTAQSESMGSVKEIMVGYYKSLESDLLEKVPEHQQSVIHNQEFVNNETFENDHCDFEDTKMETCISKIEDNYFNDQKCYDINSSVISSIHPNTTINNTISDLEDETTEDVITKTISNPKFDDSTHDVEQLYLKLNEDIEFNCNINFEADLELDKIIDKTIENYPNIESEQNKIELINSDSDSEDDIPLSEIANEKLSCMAKNSRMHIKRENLVSNLDIEKFNYWMRHYKSRAVTRSLDMSEKFDIEIMENCPKSFVFVIRECAAILDCTTFILYKCMQNLEETLLRYSDS; encoded by the exons ATGACGTCAAATTCTTGTAAAGTTTGTGATGGGACAGATATGAATCTCGTTGATGGCTTCTACTACTGCGTTGAGTGTGGCACTCAAGATGTTAATGTAAGAGAAACTGTTGTGGAGCAAACAGTGCTAGCTGATGGTACCTTCGCACATACCACAGCTAAGAAGTTTACTACAGTCTCGCAagagaaacaaataaatgaaa TGAGTCCAGAATGGAACAAGTGGCATGCTTACAACTTCATCTTAGCCGGGTTGACAGAGGAATTGTTGAACTTGGGAGCTGAACCAAGCGTGAAGACGGCCATATTATGGATTTggacaaaatacattaaaatgtttcaaGTGAACGAAGTTGACAA AAACAAAAGTCAACTTGATAATGAAAGTTTCAATGAAACAATACATTCTGATGGAGAAGAGAAAGTTGATGATGCAAATACAGATGACTCTGATAATGAAAACGACAAATCTTCAATGTCCACAACTTcacgcaataaaaaaaataaaacagacaaATTTCGACGTGACATTAAAATCGTGACGAAAGGAACATtactaacattaatatatttagcattAAATTTAGATAGAAGTGAGATCCAGCTATCTCATCTGCTTAGGTTCATAAAAGAGGGTAGGTTGAGCTTgtataattgtacaaaatatgtGCCAGACGAAATAAACACGAAATCTATTCCACATTGGAAGAACTTTATCCTTTGTCAAAATGATTATACTCCAAAGATTATTCGTACATTAGCAATGACATTCTTCAAACGTCTCGATCTAGGTGTCCCTCTCGtaccagatttaaataaaatgattggtAACTATGTTAAGGAATTATGTTTACCGTGCgaatttaaaactttagtaaTATCACTAATGAATCTCATGCCATGTGACTTTTTAAAACTGGATACTCGGGCTAAGCAAACCCTAGTACGCATACCAGATTACGAAGGTGTTTGTATGTCTTATATCCTAATAGCTCTGAAATTGTGCTTCGGTTTGGATGctcaatatgaattaaaaatatcagatCAAGTTGATAGAATCAATTATGAAAAGAATTATTCAAAGTCTTACAAACTCGGCTCATATTCAGACTCAACAGAAAGATTGTTCTCATTTCAAGATTGGTAtcagtttttattgtttagaaaaacaatattgtgtaaatattacttaccGATGGCAAGATTATACAAACTGCCAGTTGATGATTGTGTATTAATGGAACATTTGAATGAAAGGAAAACAAGGACGATAAAGCTAAGTGATAATGTGACAATGGACATCATAAATAAGATCACAGTCGAGAAAACTGTTTCGGCTATTCCTAAAAAGGAATTCCCCGCTACTCTAACTCCTATGTCTACATATAcggaaattatattacaatatttacaagatCCGGACTTAAGATTACTTCTCAGTGAAGACTTCACTCAATATTCTCTCAAATATGccataattgatttaaaatttcctGAAGAATATGACGATGTAGATAACATGATTCAGGGTgttagtgaaataaataaatgtataaacccTTTTATAATTGGAACCCTAAAATCATCCAAAGGGAACACTACAATGGTATTTGTTAGGAATTGTGAAAATAAACATTGGCTGAAAACTAAACCACCTACATCTGATCATGTTACaaaagaaattgaaaataaaattagcagTGATAAAGAAAGTGATCATGGATACGATTCTAATATAGAATCCACACCCGTTGAAAGTGATGACACAATGAGTGATGactcaaaagaaaatattaagatgAAAGAAGAAAAGGACTTTGAACCGATAGACGAAGAAGATGATGGAGTATGTATATTTGATGATGATTTTAGAGACATGGATAAttttcataaagaaaaaaaggaCAATACATTCGAAGATTCGAAAAACACTGCCGAATTTCAAAATGATTTTCAAGATACTAAACTAGACTTTAACAACAGATTAAGTGAATCAGGTTCTATGAACTCAGAAGACAATTATAATCCAAATACATTCGACAGGAATTCGACTATAGAAACATTAATAGAAATGGCCtgcagaaaatataaaataccacGGCCAAAGGAAAAACTGGCAAGGAAGCGAAAGAACAACTATGAAAACCAAGAGGCTGgtgaaactaaaaataaaagaaaaaaaattgacggACCAACGGCTCAAAGTGAATCGATGGGTTCCGTTAAAGAAATAATGGTAGGGTACTATAAAAGCTTAGAAAGTGACTTATTAGAAAAAGTACCAGAGCATCAGCAATCTGTCATACATAATCAGGAATTCGTAAATAATGAAACTTTTGAAAATGATCACTGTGATTTTGAAGATACTAAAATGGAAACTTGCATTAGTAAAATAGAAGATAACTATTTCAATGACCAAAAATGCTATGATATAAATTCATCAGTTATAAGTAGCATTCATCCAAatactacaataaataatacaatatcagATCTCGAAGACGAAACTACAGAAGATGTAATTACAAAAACGATAAGTAATCCCAAATTCGACGATTCCACTCACGATGTTGAACAATTATACTTGAAATTGAATGAAGACatagaatttaattgtaatatcaaCTTTGAGGCAGATTTAGAACTTGACAAGATAATTGATAAGACAATAGAGAACTATCCAAACATTGAATCTgagcaaaataaaattgaacttaTAAACAGTGATAGTGATTCTGAAGATGATATTCCTTTAAGTGAAATTGCAAATGAAAAATTATCATGTATGGCAAAAAATAGTAGAATGCATATTAAGCGTGAAAATCTTGTTAGTAACCTGGATATAGAAAAGTTCAATTACTGGATGAGACATTACAAGTCACGAGCCGTTACCCGTAGCCTGGATATGAGTGAaaaatttgatattgaaattaTGGAAAACTGTCCAAAAAGTTTTGTCTTTGTGATACGCGAATGCGCTGCGATTTTAGATTGTACGacatttattctttataaatgcATGCAGAATTTAGAAGAAACATTATTAAGATACTCTGATTCATAG
- the LOC113396021 gene encoding NADPH-dependent diflavin oxidoreductase 1, producing MNDIGRLVVLYGSQTFTAQEVAERIWRTTKILGFKGPVQAMDDYPISRLIHEEFVLFVCATTGQGDEPDNMRKFWKLLLRKNLPSNSLMKLKFGVLGLGDSSYSKFNFVGKKLHKRLIQLGAKPLLDIALCDYQHDLGHDAVMIPWLKDFFATMRAHFPNLKTDTLKTSFIPRWKVSILKKSECSDETSLNKDIYYAKGHKDHFHDATYFELEENKRTTDETHFQDVRLIILKTTNDRIEYNPGDVFNIRPRNCKEDVDDLFDIFHTHNIDIKPHYHLLVEECHDDMPVPDFLKEPLTLYEIAEQYWDLKAYPTQYVFSLLALISEDKLERDKCIELSSAEGQEDWLNYCRRPRRTVLEVLHDFHKSAAKLTIEIIFELFSTIKPRSFSIASSGLASEGRKIELLIVVVKYYSKLKKARLGLASNWLKSLHVGDKVYGWIKKGTFKFPTDVNVPHIFIGPGTGLAPFRSLLQEKIIQGTANKDTMHLFFGCRYKNKDFHCREELEKMVEDRKLTLYCAFSRDQENKIYVQHKIAENRNLLWQLINELGAFIFISGNAKNMPDNVRDAFIDDVFNKSGNIGLAQAKEMLNKMERNNRLQVETW from the exons atgAACGACATAGGTAGACTTGTAGTTTTATATGGAAGTCAAACTTTTACCGCGCAAGAAGTTGCCGAACGAATATGGCGTACAACAAAGATATTAGGCTTCAAGGGGCCTGTACAGGCCATGGATGATTATCCAATATCTCGTTTAATTCATGAGGAATTCGTGCTATTTGTTTGTGCAACAACCGGTCAAGGAGACGAACCGGATAATATGAGAAAGTTCTGGAAGTTACTCCTCCGAAAAAATCTCCCTTCAAATTCTTTAATGAAACTTAAGTTCGGTGTTCTCGGCTTGGGGGACTCGTCATATTCTAAGTTTAATTTCGTGGGAAAAAAACTTCATAAACGACTGATACAGCTCGGTGCTAAACCTCTCTTGGATATAG CTTTATGTGACTACCAACATGACTTAGGACATGATGCCGTCATGATTCCATGGCTTAAAGACTTTTTTGCAACAATGAGAGCTcattttccaaatttaaaaactgaCACCCTCAAAACCTCCTTCATACCAAGATGGAAAgtttctatattgaaaaaatctgAGTGCTCCGACGAAACCAGccttaataaagatatttattatgcGAAAGGTCATAAGGACCATTTCCATGATGCAACTTATTTTgaattagaagaaaataaaagaacaaCAGATGAAACACATTTTCag gaTGTAAGactaattattcttaaaactaCAAACGACAGAATTGAATATAATCCAGgtgatgtttttaatataagaccACGAAATTGTAAAGAGGATGTCGATGACCtctttgatatatttcatacgcacaatatagatataaaaccgCATTATCACCTCTTAGTTGAAGAATGTCATGACG ACATGCCAGTTCCGGATTTCCTTAAAGAGCCTCTCACACTATACGAAATAGCAGAACAGTACTGGGACCTGAAGGCGTATCCAACACAATATGTCTTCTCTCTGCTTGCCCTGATTTCTGAAGATAAATTAGAAAGAGACAAATGTATTGAACTCAGCTCGGCTGAGGGTCAGGAAGACTGGTTGAATTACTGTAGAAGGCCCAGAAGGACTGTCCTTGAA GTTCTTCACGATTTTCACAAATCAGCCGCGAAGCttacaatagaaataatattcgaATTATTCTCGACGATAAAACCCAGGTCGTTCTCCATAGCGAGCAGTGGTCTCGCGTCTGAGGGTAGGAAGATAGAACTACTGATTGTCGTGGTTAAATATtatagcaaattaaaaaaagcgaGACTGGGTTTAGCTTCGAACTGGCTGAAAAGTCTCCATGTAGGAGATAAAGTCTATGGCTGGATTAAGAAAGGCACGTTCAAGTTTCCAACGGATGTG AATGTTCCTCATATATTTATAGGGCCCGGCACTGGACTGGCTCCTTTCAGGAGTTTGTTACAAGAGAAGATAATCCAAGGAACGGCTAATAAAGACACGATGCACCTTTTCTTCGGCTGCAGATACAAAAACAAGGACTTCCATTGTCGGGAAGAATTAGAAAAAATGGTCGAAGATAGGAAACTGACTTTGTATTGCGCCTTCTCAAGAGATCAGGAGAATAAGat TTACGTTCAACACAAAATAGCCGAAAATAGAAACTTGTTATGGCAACTTATAAATGAATTGggagcttttatttttatatctggcAATGCCAAGAATATGCCGGATAACGTCCGTGACGCGTTCATAGATGATGTATTTAATAAGAGTGGCAACATTGGATTAGCGCAAGCtaaagaaatgttaaataaaatggaGCGAAATAACAGATTACAAGTGGAAACTTGGTGA